The nucleotide window TATTTAATTGATGTTATCAAAGaattaaattttacttataaattgtttaaacaaAACTTTATATTTCATATATACATTAAGAAAAATATGGCTCACATTTTCAACTATGTTTATGCTTTGCTAGtgtttctttctctatttctcATGGTAACCAATGGAAGTAAGTAACTTTTGACATTGTtctctcattttcttctttatgtACTATATTCCTTTAACAAAAtttctttattgttatttgacTTGACAGTACATATTGGTTGCGATAAGGACCGGGACTGTCCAAAACAAATGTGTCACCTTAATCAAACTCCAAAGTGcttgaaaaatatttgtaaatGTGTTTAACTATAACCATTGTACTTTAATAATTTCCCTCGCACTTTGGTTTATGCTTCTTTAAGCTTTAAATTTCTTTCACAAGATCAATAATGTAttactatattttaatttacttatAAAAGTATGAACTATTTGTATGTCATAAAATTCATACATTAATAATTATTCTTGGACtttgatttatgtttatctTGTCTTTGTGTTGTCTACCAAACTCGCATTTTATCACATTGGGCTATTCTAAGGTTTTTAATGAGGCAGAAGTTGAAAGTCTTTGGTTCTTTTTTCTTGAGTTTTAGTCTTGTCCCCCGAATTTTTTAACTATCATTTTCACAAAAAGTTCAAATCGTCATATAAACGAGACCCTATCTAGAGCCAATATCCTCGTTTGGGCATGCAACAGAGAAACAAAGCTAAACAATTTATTTCCACATTCCCATTGTCTTTATTTATTCCTATCATTactataaacaattttttttcaaattcattgaataattgatgtttgTGAACCGTATGATAGTTTAAATACATCGGTTATTGAATTAAtctgaaagaaagaagaatattTGTGACCCTTATTATTTtcggttttaattttttatggaagGATCTAGTggtatgtttttagtttttactcAATACACAACAAAGATTGGTTAACTTGGATTTTCAGTCAAATCACTAAATATGGTCACAAACTAAACTACCCTTAACATAAATTTATTGGTTCTTATTTACATTAACATTAAAACTTTTCAAAGCCTCTTTCAGCTCTTCCTTAGTTCAGTGTCCTTCATCTTCCTGGCCATGAGGTTGAGAAACTTAGGGAAGTCAATAGTATTATACCCATCAGCATAACAGTTCCAAGATCATGATTCATTCCACCATATGAATAGTTGTTTTTTAAAGTAGCTTGTGACTTAGTTAATTAGCTGAAAATTAGTTATATGAATATGGTTGATTTGAGGGAAGTGTATAGTGGAAGGCCAGCAAGGCTTTAGCCTTAAAccccataatttttttcaatttttatcagAAGTGCTATATGGTACGAACGTATTTTGACGAAATTTCACAAACAGTATTGAAATCATTATCTCTCACTCACCTACGCAACTCAGTGAACTCTTGATAGAAATAATACATCACCTGTCAAGGTAAAATCTTGAGTTGCCTTATACCATTTATGGTTTCTTGCCGGTGAATCAAGTCTCAATTGGTGTTCATGCTCACCTATTGTGAACTACAAGGGTCATGGCCTTCGAAAAGGACAAGACACCGAAAATCAATCGTCGTCCAAACTACTACTCCCTTTTGTCTTTGTTATAAGCaaatactcatatttttttctgattcattgaataactgatgTACCTTGActatattataaatcaaatacatcaattattcaataaatctgaagaaaaaaattcttaatagCCATCCAAACTCAACGATTGAGAAGCTTGATAAAAGAAAACCGGAGTCATGGTACCTTGGCACAATACACGAGTGGTGGCAATGTAAGTCCATATTTGCCATCTTTGAGACTTACTTAGGTCCACAAGTCCTAAACTACTTAAACCTCAGTCACCATTCAAGAAGATAttataaaattagaagtaatacAAAGCTGAATGTCAAATATCATTACAATAATAGTCACCACCATTCACCAATATATGAATGGTAAAAACTGAAATGACCTTAACACTAAAACTTGTTCAAGAGATAAAATTACAAGACAAACTAAGAAGACACCATTCAACCACAATCAATAGCAGCAGGACTTACCACTAATTAAACATTTAACCatgaaataaaatgtaaaaaagaaagggcAATGATTACTACAAAGCACGGTTATACAAGTAAAACATTGTCCCCCTCCCTAATGTCATTTCCTTAATcaacattttcttaaatttaggTTTTTGTGGATATGATGTGAAAGAAAGGAGATCATTTAGCCATCATGACCTTAACGAATTCCTCGTAGTTTATTTGACCATCACCATCAACATCAGCCTCACGGATCATCTCATCGACTTCTTCATCGGTGAGCTTCTCGCCAAGGTTGGTCATCACATGGCGAAGCTCAGCAGCAGAAATGAAACCGTTCTGATCCTTGTCAAAAACCCGAAACGCTTCTTTCAGCTCCTCCTCAGAGTCGGTGTCCTTCATCTTCCTTGCCATGAGGTTAAGAAACTCGGGGAAGTCAATAGTACCATTCCCATCAGCATCTACTTCATTGATCATGTCCTGAAGCTCTGCCTCAGTTGGGTTTTGCCCCAATGAACGCATAACAGTTCCAAGCTCCTTGGTTGTGATGCAACCTGCAAGTTCACAccatatatatattaatcaacaacaaatttATAGCTTCATCAACTCATTCCCCTATATGGCTTGTTGTTTATTAAGCTTGTGACTTCTTACCTATGAAAATTAGTTATAGATGATTATGGTTGGTTTACATCCTGCTAGTAAAATGATTATGGCTAATTACAATGACACACCCTGCTAGTATATAGCCACATAACTAAAATGGGAAATCATCCTGAATTAAAATGACGCTAACTAAAGACTATTTTTCAAGTATCTGAACCATTCCCCTTGAGGTTATGAGATCAAGCTCTAGTGATTGATATGACACCACATATACACTAGTCACATATAGTCGATGTGTAGTCAAACCTTTATTCATATAATATGGTTAGTTTCATTCAATTTCTCTTCACCACATGCATCTCTCACCCTTCTCATATATAAGCCACGTAACAATGCCAACAGCAAGGGTAACTCATTCAAGTGTTACTCCTCTCTTGCACATGGGTGCTGTTGGCATTGTTATATAGCCAGTGTCAGTGtgtattcaaatatttttcattcaataaaatacaggtcttcatttttgtttgtgttttttgaaaagacagAAATTCAAATAATACAACGCGACAATAATTGAAAGTTGTGACTCTAAATGAACAAAGAAAAACTTCACAATAAAATCAGTAAGTCAAATAGCAGCACTATGCCTATATCATAGTAGAATTTGAattaatcactattgttttgtGATTCCCTATTTAATAGAAAGTGTTGTCATATAGCAGCAAATTCACACTATAGTCTGTAGCGTAGTGGAATTCAAACAACCCACTATTGACAATACTGAATAAGCTACATCATGAAAACCCATATCTTTCAAAACCTGTCACATGTCATGTTTCTCAAAACTCATACACGTAAACAAACTCACAAGCCATAGGCAAAATATCTATGATTAATATTCACAAAAAAGTCAATAACACTTTGAAAAAGGGATGCAGATGTGACTGAACATATCAAGTAACCGTTATATCAAGGTGAGAGTTTTATCATAGCCCTTACTTGTCTCACCCTACTAGTTTATAAGCCACAAAAATGTAGCCAACATGTGTTCAACCTTTTTCATTCAATCAAAATTGAAGTCAAAGTATGTTTTTTcaaatggaaaaagaaaaagaaaaaaaccttcCAAAAAATCTAACAAGATATAGTGATAGAAAGTTTAGActctaaacaaagaaaaaactctacaatgaataaaatcagtgttgtcaaatagaggCGCTACAGCATGGTGGAATTTGAGCAAATCACTATTGTTCTGTGATTCACTGTTTAGTTCAAAGGGctgtaaaaaaacattataccACAATAGCGTAGTTGAATTTAAAAAACCCGCTATTTGCTGTGATCCGTGATTGACAACACTGAATAAACTACATCATGAAAACCCGTATCTTTCAACACCTGCCATCATGCCATATTTCCCAAAACTCAAAACACACCATAGGAAAAATATCTATGAATCATATCAACAAAAATGTCGATAATACTTTGAAAAAGGGCTGCATGTGTAGCAGAACATATCATTTAACCATTATATCAAGGTGAGAGTTTTATCTTATTCCTTACTTCCTTATAGGAATCATGATCTTTATCCTTGCTTGTAGGttattaattacaaaaaatgcagccaaaacaaacaaacaaaaagtatTCGAACTCATTTAACACTAACAATTCAGACCAAAGGCGTGTCCAGCTACGAAGCACTTACTTACACTTACACGACAATGACACACCAACactggtaataatttgagaaaacgAGTTATTTGAATGTAATCACGTGTGTTGAAACATGCCACTGATTAGATGTGTCGGTGCCACAAAGGTGTCCGATGTCTGACATGTGTAAAGTGTCCATATACTAACACGACAGTGACATAtagttacattcaattatttctattttcttaaattattaagaGTATTAACATATCACCGTGATTATAAAGTAGTaactatatataaaattgaGATATAGCCTCAGAATAATCATAGCTTCAAATAAATATGCTATAAAAAAGATCGTCCAACTTATGCAGTAAATCAATTCAGATCGAAGACACGTCTAGTGTCCAATATTAACACGGCAACGACACATATAGTTACATGCAAGTtcaatcacttctattttcttaaattattaccgTTATTTACCTATCACTATCGtaataaactataaaaataaaattgagataTATCCTTAGAACTATCATAACTTAGAACACGAATAAGCAACAAATTTTTCCTAACTCGCAGTTCTCTTTAGCTTTCTACGTTTTATTTCCCTAAATTAAAGACTTTctgatttaatttttcaattttttgaaaacatgTGTTAATCTAAATCAGCAAAAAATCAACgataaattaacataataataatcatataagaaataataatatactCTACAtgaaattcaaaacaaattaacaaaatcaaaccaaaacataacaaaactaCAAATCCAAATCACATcacaaatcaatcaaaacaaaataaattaacaattaaaaaattccTAATCAAAATCGCATCATAAACAAATCctaacaaaatcacaaaaaaaaaaaaaaaaatctacaaaaaaaaaaaaaaaacgagaacGAGATTGTTACCATCGCCATCCTTGTCGAATAAGCTGAAAGCTTCCTTGAACTCAGAGATCTGATCGTCTGTGAGTTGATCTGCCATCGttgcttttcttcttcttctgtagAGAGAGAAACTAAATCGGTTAtagttttagagagagaaaatgaaagagcgCGTGTTTGAAATGAATCTTCAATGAAACGCTGgcgttttatatatatatatatatatatatatcaataaatgaatgaatgaatgaggtTACTGTTGAACACGGTCTTCACacttctttttctaattttgacttttttatttatgaaaatttcacccataataaataacaacttattattataaaaaaataaaaataaaaactccattttttcaatttttaaatgatttgagTCAACTAAGGAAATTAGATTAGATGATAATGGATCTCTTTTCGTTTAACtattaaatttgaattcaaccaaggatgaagtattgttaaattttttgataagGAGTTTTTTTAAACTATTGGAGCTACCTCTTTTGATTGCAATTCAAATGTTAATTTGTCGCgttataaaaattgaattattttgtgTTTCAAACGGCGTTTCATTTTAATATTGCAACAAGATTCGCGTCAACAAGAATGTTTGATTTTCCAACTGCTCTCTTTTCTTAGCTGTTACTCTTTAAGACATATCTTTGATTGTCCGATCACTAAATCTAAAATGTTCTAACTCCTTCAATTTAGTTCAATTTCGTTGATTAAATAAATGGCATTTATCCACCTTAAAATAAACGCTTAAaactataaagtataaacaataTCTTTTTGGTGGATAAgatataaacaatatttttgtatCTACCAAGTTTCAATTAAGaggggtaaaaaaaaatttacaaaattcaCGAATTTAAATTCGATTTTTGtaggaataattttttatcgGGTTTTAGTTAACTTCACTTTACTAAGAGTCGTTCcgcttaaaatatatttaacttgttttatttttaggaaaattatttaactttttttaggaaaaatatttaagttgttattatgttatatttttatcatgtttttaaatttaaatatttttttttaaaaaaatattgttgtaaatttatttatttattttattgtctttttacTCAGTATAGTCAGCAAACTAGCCAAGTGGAGACATAAGACGCGTTACGCGGTTTGGACACGGAATATGTGAAGCGTAGGGCCCCACTTTAAAGTGTGTTATGTCGTTTTCATTCATCCTTGTTTGCACCCCCTTTGAACTTTGAAGTTCAACTGAAAATTCTAATAAGGGATTTTCATGACattgattaacttttttttattaaagatatttttaGGATAGAATCGATGACATAAAGTGTATAGGACGGTCCATGGGTCACCATCAAAGATAATTGGAGGTTTTATTAGTTAGGTAACTTAGCTTAGGTGAATATTAATAAAGGTTTATTTGCTTGAACAATGATAGTTTAAGATGCAAAAACTCATGGATAAATGAAAATGGATTCAAGAAGAGGTTCTCATCAACAAGATGCATTGCGGATTCAAGAATAAGTTTTCATCAACAATAAATTGCATCATGCAACTTATTCTCCACTCTCCTATCTTGCaattcaaaaacaaatgatTTCATCGCATTTGTTCCATATTTTGTCTGTCTTTCTTGCTTTGAGGTCGTTTGGTCAACCAATGTGTCCTCGCTGAAGTGCATCTATTATGGAGTAGATATCctctatatattttaaaagaaattattggaaaaaacacaaattccacgtcggatagataagacttatgatgagagtttataaagaggggCAATCATCACCTTACAAGCCAGGTTTGTAAGGATGAATTAGAcctcaaatttcaacatggtatcagagcttgtcgaattcaagaGCCACCTACCTATTAACGCACCAAATCCAAAGAGTGATGGGCATGAGAGGTATAGTTTTGTTAGTGCAGCATGTGTAGGTTTTACTTTTCAACAAGTCCAAAATTCCTCACACATTAATTTGGCAGATTGTGCTACTTCTAGAATTTCCTCATGTAAACGTTTACGTGATCTATCCTTATCATCATTTTTTCCATATAAGTTACTTTGCTTTGAGTCTCAATATAAAGAAAGTCCTTAAGCTCATTTTCAAAGTTCtagaatatgaaaaatcaagATTAAATTAATACTATTCAAAGGGTATTTTTGGTACATGTGTTTATAAAATGAACACATTAACCactatcaaattttcataataaaactGAAATTTGCATGTTTGTTGTAGCCATATCATTACAagcatttatttaaaaaataaaattttaattatggaTACTTTTTTCTTGTTTGAGTACgcttttttttgactaaattgTTTGAATacttttgaaatattattttaaatgccTTACTTTTTAGTACATTTGTCTCATTTTAGGGGTTGTACGCagttcttaaaaatataattaattgttgATATGTATGATAGATGTAGCAAgtaattttgtataaaaaatgtaGCAAGTGGTTAATAattaatgaaattcaataaaaccTCATATTATATGAGTCGTTATATTTTGGGCTctatttagaatttttattttcaactacttttttgaattttgatattttgatcGAATAGATTTCCATAAAAAAAGAGTAGACggtggaataaaaaaaataaatagaagatGAATGTTAACTATAATTGAATCAATCCACTAAAAACTAACTGAAATAAAAAACAGTTACTTAATTGaatcaattaaataaactaACTATAGTATAGTCTAGTTCCTAGTTAACTAACTTGACCACTTCTATATCTCATTTGAAAATGTTTCTCATCGGGGAAATAACTCGAAGATCAATGTTGAAGTCTGTTTATTGCATATGATATGATAGAGATCTGATCATCGCCATGATATGTTAGGGTCcgtttttatttat belongs to Medicago truncatula cultivar Jemalong A17 chromosome 6, MtrunA17r5.0-ANR, whole genome shotgun sequence and includes:
- the LOC11414942 gene encoding calmodulin-7, encoding MADQLTDDQISEFKEAFSLFDKDGDGCITTKELGTVMRSLGQNPTEAELQDMINEVDADGNGTIDFPEFLNLMARKMKDTDSEEELKEAFRVFDKDQNGFISAAELRHVMTNLGEKLTDEEVDEMIREADVDGDGQINYEEFVKVMMAK